Genomic DNA from Desulfonatronum thiodismutans:
TTTGTTGCGTCGGCTCCAGAATGTCCAGGAGTCGTTTGTGAACCCGGACCTCGAACTGTTCCCGAGACTTCTTATCCACGTGCACGGACCTATTCACGGTATACTTGTGGATATTAGTCGGAATGGGAATCGGCCCGGCAAGTCCGGCTCCAGTGTTCCGCGCCGTGTCGACGATCTCGGCCACGGCCTTGTCCAAGATTCTGTAGTCAAAGGCCTTAAGTTTGATCCTGATGCGATCGCTGTTCATGGTCATACCCTATTCGACGATTTCGGAGATGACGCCGGCACCGACGGTCCGGCCGCCTTCACGGATGGCGAAGCGCACGCCCAGTTCCATGGCAATGGGGGCGATCAACTCCACGTTGAAGGTCGCGTTGTCCCCGGGCATGACCATTTCCACGCCCTCCGCCAGGGTCACCACGCCGGTGATGTCCGTGGTCCGAAAATAGAA
This window encodes:
- the rpsJ gene encoding 30S ribosomal protein S10 is translated as MTMNSDRIRIKLKAFDYRILDKAVAEIVDTARNTGAGLAGPIPIPTNIHKYTVNRSVHVDKKSREQFEVRVHKRLLDILEPTQQTVDALGKLNLPAGVDVEIKL